From the Lathyrus oleraceus cultivar Zhongwan6 chromosome 4, CAAS_Psat_ZW6_1.0, whole genome shotgun sequence genome, one window contains:
- the LOC127138065 gene encoding zinc finger CCCH domain-containing protein 30, with product MNNEVDKHDNSIEESSNEEAKKEESLLEFASNNDIEGFKLLLDKEGASSINEVGIWYGRQHGSKRIVMDYKTPLMVVAAYGSIDVMKLILSYPEADVNFAYGVNKSTALHCAASGGSVNIVDAVRLLITAGAHVSSVDADGNLPFDVIVVTPKLQRIKAVLEELLLDNGSDNGSVDVVPSDVPSSMEPLAVEKRTGINNSPHFPITKLLMNLDRSNTHVHPKPSNVKKPNSRNHTEKHNMTGLTPPESGSCKKVASMSLAENQLTGALPPEFGNLISLQVLMNKLNGTIPIQISQLQKVVYIEFEPEFSGWTDSV from the exons TTTACTGGAATTTGCTTCTAACAACGATATTGAAGGATTTAAGTTGCTTTTAGATAAAGAAGGGGCTTCTTCAATCAATGAGGTAGGGATTTGGTATGGTCGGCAACATGGGTCTAAGAGGATTGTTATGGATTATAAAACTCCTTTGATGGTTGTTGCTGCTTATGGTAGTATTGATGTTATGAAGCTTATACTCTCGTATCCGGAAGCCGATGTGAATTTTGCTTATGGAGTGAATAAAAGCACTGCCCTTCACTGTGCTGCTTCTGGTGGGTCTGTTAATATTGTTGATGCTGTTAGGCTTCTTATAACGGCGGGTGCCCATGTTAGTTCTGTTGATGCCGATGGTAATCTTCCTTTTGATGTCATTGTTGTTACTCCCAAGCTGCAAAGAATTAAAGCAGTTCTCGAGGAACTTCTTTTGGATAATGGTTCTGATAACGGATCTGTTG ATGTCGTGCCTAGTGATGTTCCTAGCAGTATGGAACCATTGGCTGTGGAAAAGCGCACAGGAATCAATAATTCTCCTCACTTTCCTATAACAAAACTGCTAATGAATCTTGATCGTTCAAACACGCATGTGCATCCTAAGCCATCCAATGTTAAGAAACCGAATTCCAGGAATCATACTGAAAAACATAAT ATGACAGGTTTGACACCTCCTGAATCAGGTTCTTGTAAGAAAGTGGCCTCGATGAGTTTGGCTGAGAATCAATTGACTGGTGCATTGCCACCAGAATTTGGAAATCTTATCAGTCTTCAAGTCTTGATGAACAAGCTTAATGGTACTATTCCGATTCAAATTTCACAATTGCAAAAAGTTGTCTACATTGAATTTGAGCCAGAATTCTCTGGATGGACCGATTCCGTCTGA